The DNA region TTACTTGTTCAACTGTGTGGTCATCAATGACACTACAAGAGGGACTGGGGCAGAATGTCTAAAATCATTACAAACCTCTTTTGTCTTAGCGACATGAATTTTAGGAAAGGGTTCATCATACCAGGAAATGAAGTCATCAAGAGCCTGTCAGTGACTGACCTCACGGTTACTAAGCAGGCTGACAATAACGGAATCATCTGCTTAATTTATAATAAATCTGTCCGTGTGAAGACTACGTGGGTGCAGCTCATAGTCTGCATAGTCAGCTCATCATTTGTATACAGAATGTACAGAAGTgcagtcatttattttgaataaatattttaaataataacaaCGACAACTCTTTTTAATATGCAGAAgttatttttttgaggggacAATTCACCCAGATATTAAATTGTGCATGCCACATGGCCTCTAGTAGACCAAGAATAATTGGCGAATAATttagttattattttatttaaaagccGGAGGTCCAAGTTCGCCAGGTTGCTGTGAAGTTTGCCACTAAAGTGTTTGGGCCAGATCACGTGCCGTCAAGATACCTGCTATTACTTGCTGCCGGAGACCCGTAAGTTTCGGCCACCCACTGTCATATTCTGTATGGAAGAAATTTCCTATCCTCAATGTGGGGCTGTTCTGTGTTTTAGGCGCGAGGAGGTGTCTGGGGAAGCTCAGAAGGTGTTGAGGACATTTTCaactaaatgccctgaaaaggaGGGACCCAGGCCGATGCCCTCCTTTCCAGACATGGTTGCCTACATTCAAGAGAAGGTGAGACACTTTACATCTTTAGATAAAAAAGCTTGTGCCTTTTGGTGcaatataattttcaaaaaaatattgtgtttgaaaaaataatCATCAGGCATCTCAGAGGATCAAAACTCCTGCTAAATACATTGTTGGAACCACAGCTATTCCTTTTAATCCATCTGCTTTTGGAGAGGTAATTCACACAATTGATTGTTTTAACTCCTCCTCCTAGTGTATTGTTGACATATTTTGCCTGGCTCCTCCAGATCGTGCTGTACTTGAGGATGTGTCTGGCATACAGCGCGGGTGCCACACCACAGTCCATGCGACTTGCAGACATGCAGGATGACGCGCCAGCCATCGGCCGTTATGTCCGCACGCTGCTGTCCTCTGAGCCTCCGTCTTCGGGGTCGAAGGGGACTGAAACGAATCCTGTTCATATCTACTTGGAATTGCTGCAGCAGTTGCTGTCTGCAGTTGGAGGTAACCACACTAAGTCGACTGTATAAGATCTATCTATTGTATATGTATTACAAATCCTTTCGCTATAAACAGGTATTCCGGTAATGTATTGTCTCCTGGAGGTCGTGTCGGTGTGCCCAGAGAAACTGGCACCAAAGTTTGTTGATAAAATTGACTGGATTAAGGTTagtattatttatatttgtgAATGGGCAATCTGTGCTtatcaataaaataataattaccgtaTATGACATAgtcatgttttttattttgttttttttatacattcaggttatagtgtattttttcctcttcagaGTCTGATGAACACAAATAAGGAGGATTTGAGAGAGCTTGCAGCCCAACTGTATGCTGTGGTGGTCTCCACCATGACCGGAAATGATCTGCAGGCCGCCGTGCACAATTTAGTCAAAATCACCAAAGACAACCGCGTAAGCAATGCTGACTATACACAGAAATATGCTAAAGTCCCCCCTTGACTAACAGTGAAAGGGTTTGGTTTGAACTTCAGAGTCCCGAGACCCAACATGGTGCCATCTTGGCGCTTGGCTACATGGTGGGAAGGTACATGAGCAAGAAGAAAGCTGCTGCATGCAGTGAGCTGGCCCACAAGCAAAGCATCACCACTCAGGAAGAGGATGAAATTGTTGCCATGGCGATAAAGACAATTGGTATGTATACAATTGAGTGTTTTTGCATGTTTTTCAAGGGaaccactgatagaaagacttgtagttcttaaaagataaacagtattatgagttaaaatcatttgatattaaaacccctttatgttttcgttttcatacaatttgtaaaatttaacttgtaggccattgttgttgacgtcgcagggcagtgacgtcactaggttttgctaccgggcctccagaatatgactctagcgacataaacatgtcatcggttcaaccctttcaatttgaacccaagaggagcattgatgagcatgacagcactgtcgatatttcacataatgagcagcaaaagcaaattgaacaggaaagactggatgaggcGAGATGAGAGTAAGACAAAACCGGTGGtcggccaaaatgtgctacactggcgaaacatcctacaagaggcgaatttaacACGCAAAGTACTACTACTttctagatgcatacagacagaacatactaaagatgtagtaatatcaaataagggtggtttaaatatgctacataactaatgtggtcaacagatcaaccatctgctttaaagctaactCAGGAAAATACAATGCTTAAAAGAATGAGAGGGAAACGCATGCAACAAGTTTTTTAAGGCAATAAAAGACtcctaaaaacacaaatagtaagtactcaccgctttcaactagtgctgcaacgattaacggattaactcgagtaatttgattagaaaaaagatttgaattcaattttgctgcatcgagtattcgtttaattaaagtggcgttgtgatggtttattttgaaagtatttacatttagttttattgatttgggtggatacactgccatctagtggcgaCAGCGAATGTGAcatctcatttcacatggctgaatctagctgctccctgttaagaccaacataagctaaatttaTGTTTGAGCTAATGCATGATAAACATGCATTAGCAGTTTTATtggtatttagccatttttgtgggaatatacgtttgaaccatttgttaagagcattagaaaaaaattaaacgttagcattttatagcatttaagctagcacacttttgctatttaagttagccaattgttctttggttgtacttagatcctcgtttatgtatttttataccgtttgaggctcagctcgtgttttaattttctatggtctttatccgattacgcgattattcgaactaactagttcatcaattaatggactactaaaataatcaatagctgtggCCCTACTTTTAACTGACTTGcgcatggattggacgtctcgcagTTTAGAAGGacttgcagaacaccggtagtgttcgtctagtgacagtaagaaactacgtcatcaccttgATTGTCTATtgtgcgcataaaacatggtgccctctGTAGgaaaaaacatgtactaaatattatagattttttaaatcaatggcaatattttatgtgtttctaataacatattttagtaaaagagaacaattgtggcttattagagcctacaagactTAAAAGTCTGAGATTCCCTTTCAATTTTGTCTTTTAATCTTCAAGTGTATATTCCAATTAAGGTTCCTTCCTGGACAACAGTAGTGCACTATTGCCACTAGCAGCATGTACAGCTCTCGGCGAAATTGGTCGCAACGGAGCCTTACTGATTCCAGCAGAGGGTGAAGGACTCACTAAACTGTCCATTGTAGAAAATCTGCTTGCTCGCATTCCCTCTGGCAAGGAGAGTGCAAAGGTAAAAATTCTGAATCTGCTAGTATCACTGTCATTTTTCCCCCCCGAAATTAACACTGACttgaaactttttccactttaccTAGATAAAGGAGCGGTCAATCCAGACTTTGGGCTACCTGCCAGTAGGTGATGGAGACTTTCCTCATCAGAAGAAGTTGCTCCAGGGACTTATGGACTCAGTAGAAGTGTGCCATGTTATTTTTGAGACTTTGTTTATTGTTTAGAAATACGAGTAAATAGTAAATTGTTCTAAATTAGCTATTTGACATCAGTGTTAATTCTGTTATGTTTTTTCACCCACCCATTTTTGCTTTCCAAGGCCAAACAAGTGGAGTTGCAGTTCACAGTGGGAGAAGCAATTACCAATGCCGCTTTAGGCACAACCTCTGGAGCTGTCAGAGATCCTTGGATTTGTACTGAAGACCAGTACAGCCCACCATCAAGTGAGAAGTTTAGCTGGCATTTAGTACTGGTTTCTTCATGTTTGGATAACAACGTGACTAATTAAGAATGtgaaattatattatattatgttataatGGTAGTCGTATCATTTTTTTAAGCATTGCATTGGCAATCAGTCTGCAATCGAGACATCTGATAATCTACCAAAAATTCTGAAGAATGCTTTCATTGTCAGGTGTCAAAAACAATGACGTGGTTCCTTGGGTCCTCAACTCTGTGTTGTCCAAGTACATTCCCAGCCAGAACCCTCATGTCCGGCAGGCGGCCTGCATCTGGCTTCTCTCCTTGGTTAAGAAACTCGGCCAACACAAGGAAATCAAGGTCTGCTCCTTTCTCTTTTGAAAACGTgatattgaaaataaatggaggCTCTGGTCCATGTTTTGGAATAAATCCTGGCAGGCTTATCAAGTAACATTGTGGAAACTTATATACATTTTCTTATTTCCTTTACTTCTTCAGTCACACTTAAAGGAGATCCAGGTGGCATTCATCTCTGTTCTTTCAGACCCAGATGGTGAGAGACATTTTAACTTAACCTgccacttacagtgccttgcaaaagtattcggcccccttgaaccttgcaacctttcgccacatttcaggcttcaaacataaagatagaaaatttaatttttgtcaagaatcaacaacaagtgggacacaatcgtgaagtggaacaaaatttattggataatttaaacttttttaacaaataaaaaactgagaagtggggcgtgcaatattattcggcccccttgcgttaatactttgtagcgccaccttttgctccaattacagctgcaagtcgcttggggtatgtttctatcagttttgcacatcgagagactgacattcttgcccattcttccttgcaaaacagctcgagctcagtgaggttggatagagagtgtttgtgaacagcagtcttcagctctttccacagattctcgattggattcaggtctggactttgacttggccattctaacacctggatacatttatttttgaaccattccattgtagatttggctttatgttttggatcattgtcctgttggaagataaatctccgtcccagtctcaggtcttgtgcagataccaacaggttttcttccagaatgttcctgtatttggctgcatccgtcttcccgtcaattttaaccatcttccctgtccctgctgaagaaaagcaggcccaaaccatgatgctgccaccaccatgtttgacagtagggatggtgtgttcagggtgatgagctgtgttgcttttacgccaaacatatcgttttgcattttggccaaaaagttcaattttggtttcatctgaccagagcaccttcttccacatgtttggtgtgtctcccaggtggcttgtggcaaactttaaacgagactttttatggatatctttgagaaatggctttcttcttgccactcttccataaaggccagatttgtgcagtgtacgactgattgttgtcctatcgacagactctcccacctcagctgtagatctctgcagttcatccagagtgatcatgggcctcttggctgcatctctgatcagttttctccttgtttgagaagaaagtttggaaggacggccgggtctaggtagatttgcagtggtctgatgctccttccatttcaatatgatggcttgcacagtgctccttgagatgtttaaagcttggaaaatctttttgtatccaaatccggctttaaacttctccacaacagtatctcggacctgcctggtgtgttccttggttttcataatgctctctgcactttaaacagaaccctgagactatcacagagcaggtgcatttatacggagaccagattacacacaggtggattctatttatcaacatcggtcatttaggacaacattggatcattcagagatcctcactgaacttctggagtgagtttgctgcactgaaagtaaaggggccgaataatattgcacgccccacttttcagttttttatttgttaaaaacgtttaaattatccaataaatgttgttccacttcacgattgtgtcccacttgttgttgattcttgagaaaaaatattaaattttatatctttatgtttgaagcctgaaatgtggcgaaaggttgcaagattcaagggggctgaatacttttgcaaggcactgtatgtcacaAGCCAAGCATTGTTCCAGACATTGTTTGCGTTCcctaactggaaaaaaaaaaatctcatttgatTTAGAGTTGAGTCAAGATGTGTCATCTAAAGGCCTCGGCCTGGTCTATGAGATGGGTGGAGAGGCAGACCAGCAGGAACTGGTGTCCACCCTGGTAGAAACACTCATGACTGGCAAAAGGTGAGAGAATTATTATCAAAATGTTCATTCCTGCAACAGGTAGGAGAGCTAACGTTGTCTTTTCTAACAGAATAAAGCATGCTGTTTCCGAAGACACCCAGGTGTTCCAAGGAGAGGGGATTGGCAAAACACCAGATGGGTGAATATTTCAATTTGTTATTTGATTTACATTATACTGTACTGTCTCACTTATTCAATATTTGCATATCTTTTATTTATGACTTTACGCCCGACAGTCATAGCTTGTCCACGTATAAAGAGCTGTGCTCCCTGGCAAGTGATTTGAATCAGCCGGATCTTGTGTACAAATTCATGAACCTGGCAAATCATCACGCCATGTGGAATTCCCGAAAGGTGACCGACTTAACCACTCTCATATGAAGACTCAAAATCAATTAAGTTTAGCCATTTAGCATGCATGTGAAGTGTCTACAAAAGAAAGCAAAATACTCTTCTTtttggcgtcgttcactaggcaaaatgaactctatacaactaaacttaatttattttcaatatttgttGACCACCATGGCCTTTTCTTCCACGTCCCCTTCCAACGTGAGTTTGGCTCATTTTCAGGGCGCTGCATTTGGCTTTCACATGATCGCCACCAAGGCCGGGGAGCAGCTAGCTCCGTTTCTCCCACAACTTGTGCCACGACTGTACCGTTACCAGTTTGACCCCAACCTTGGCATTCGCCAGGCTATGACCAGCATCTGGGATGCCTTGGTTACTGATAAGACCCTGGTATGAGAAGTCTAGTGTTGAACGTCCTCTGAGGTTTGTTTGATCATTCATTTGTGTTCTTGTTTACGTTCAGGTGGACAAGTACCTGAAGGAGATCCTGCACGATGTCATTTCTAATCTCACCAGCAACACCTGGCGAGTACGGGAGTCCAGGTAAGTTTCCCGTGGGCTCATATGTATTGATGTTGTTTGAATATGTCCCCAATAAGAGCTGATGTAAATGTTTGTTGGTGCTAAAACTGCCACAGGTGTAATTTTTCATGAATACAGATCTACTATTTTATCTGCCAAAACTAGTTAATTGCTGCAAGTTTCTTGAAGGAATTTTTCACCTGTTGCCTACGGCTCACAGCACCTGTCAGAGTGAAATGCAACTGAGCACCCAATATACAGTTTATCTATTAGTtcataagtgcaatttttttccacAGCTGTTTGGCCCTCAATGATTTGGTTCGAGGCCGCCAAGCTGATGACATCATCGATCACTTGGCTGAAATGTGGGAGTCTCTGTTcagagtccttgatgatatcaaGGTGAGAAAGACATAGACAATTTTTCTGGTTCAGTGATCGCTTGCTACTTTGcgtttcaaactttgcgcccatcgcggattttttctcTCCATTCATTTCCCATGCCGCCTttcctcaattaaaaaaaaaagatacagatGAGTTGTCCCAATCCGATCATGTAGTCTCGCTCTCCCTCCTGCTCTTTTTCTTggccaggcagtgcactggagttgcttgttaaagttaactatgattgacagacattagggttcgatcttgccagagattccTTGAAGCGGAAACCTCAAAGCGCcgaatgcgtcaatcatcgtttaacttgttaaacagttgctgtggcaactcattgtaagtgagcagcttgagcggatttgagttgactcactcaatgaagcatttaataaagacaagcatttttcttctctaaaaaaataattcaatgggacagtaacatgtttaaaacttatcataattattacatttcaagtgcttaaaaaccattcattaaaatataaatttactttaaaaaaaaacaaaaaaaaaactttaatttatgttttttttttaaattaaacatgtcttatactgtatgtatctctttccaatgctaaatttgaaaaaatacattacAGACATCCAAAACACCCACCTAACCGCTGGTCccaattaaccacgaaaaacgagggataacTATACTGTATAGCAGTGATGCACAATCACCAAGCTGTGAAAACCCATCAGCTGCTGGAAATGAATCCAGTTTCACATCTAAAGGTTGCTTTGCAACACATAATGTACTGAATCTTGCCATCATTTCAATAAAAGTTAAATGCTTCTCTACTAGATGGCAAAATGTACAGATAACAAGTATTGTCACTTGTTCTCATTAGAAAATTTGTGAGTATATTTAGAAAACATTATTTTAGTGTGTCTAAATATATTTGTGAGATTTGCATTTGGCAGTGCTATGGGAGATTTTACCTAAAATACCATGGCTCATTAATGACTGTGAAACACTGCcctaaacaaattaaaaaaaaaaaaaaaagccttttacatCAATAATTTTAAACCAACTTTACATTTTTTATcttacagttgtgttcaaaattattcaacccccacagCAAAGTGGTTTTGCAagttttacatttgtttttcattttgtgtcaaatagacaaatacaactgaaataacaaaaatattttttggggaatATTCCAATCAATGGCCTTTctgtaaatgtttcattgacaaattTATTCAAACCCTTAGGTATCTATACTTTAGTACTTAGTATAGCATCCTTTGCAACAATAACATCCTTTAGATGTGAAGCATAGCCTGACACAAGTTTCTTGCAGCGATCCACAGGtatctttgcccattcctcATGGGCAGAGGTCTCATTAACATTTTTGGGATTGTGTGCTGCAACTGCCTTCTTCAAGTACCAccagagattttcaatgggatttaagtctggtgattgcaatggccactccagaatcttcCAACACTTCTTTTGCAACCAAGATGCGGTAGATGTTGAAGTATGCTTAAGATCATTTTCCTGTTGGAGGTCCAACCTCACCCAAGCCTCAGCTTTGTCAATGACTGCATAACATTTGCATCCAAGATTTCCTGGTATTGAACTGAATTGATAATACCTTGCACACGCTGAAGATTCCCTGCAcctgaagaagcaaaacaaccccagggaatgactgaccccccaccttgcttcacagtagatagggtgttcttttctttataggcatcattctttctcctccacacgTACCGTTGATCCATTGGCCTGAATAATTTAGTCAATGAGGTAATCACAAAAAGGCCATTAATTTGAATactcccaaaaatatttttattattacagttgcatttgtctatttgacatgtcattatttaATGTCAATATAAACAAGATAaaaaatgaatgtcaaacttgcaaaaacacttatccgctgtgggggttgaataattttgaacacaactgtagaTTTCATGTGCTTTCCTacaatttttatgttcttttagGAATCCGTGAGGAAGGCTGCAGACCTAACGCTAAAAACCCTCAGTAAGGTAAATCTAGCAGTCAGTCCTTACAAGGGTTGCTGGGTTAAAGTGCACCCAACATGACTTAAGTCTCTGTACAGGTATGTACTCGTATGTGTGAGTCTACTGGATCTACTGCACAGAGAACTGTGGCGGCACTTTTGCCCACCTTACTGGAGAAGGGTATTGTCAGCAGTGTTTCTGAGGTTCGCTCGCTCAGGTAAGATCGGTTATTGTGTTCTCGCAGTCTAACATGTGGCTTTAATTTTGAAATGAATTGTGCTTCTTTTTGTACTAGCATCCAGACCCTAGTCAAGATTAGTAAAACGGCTGGTGCCCGACTTAAACCTCACGCTTCCAGACTCATCCCAGCACTCCTTGAGGCCCTGAGCACCTTGGAGCCTCAGGTTTTAAACTACCTCAGCCTTAGGGCCACAGAGCAGGAGAAGGTAACTTCATCCTTCTTATTTAGACACCAACCAACGTGGTTGCACAAAACCTCTCATCTCAGCTTTTACTTTAGCTTGTAACTTTTGTCCATTTTTATAGAGCGCCATGGACGCTGCCAGGCTCAGTGCTGCCAAGTCCTCTCCAATGATGGAAACCATTAATatggtaataaaaaaattaagaggtGTTGAAAAATGTTCCAAGACTTGTCTCATTAAATAACTTTTTCAAAACCAGACTAAAATTTTTCTACGTTTCAATGTTGGCTAAACCATCAAAAGTCACATTTACAGAGCGATATGGGCTGTTTTAATTATATAAAATACACTGTACTCAGCTCTAGAGTGCTGATACTTCTTAAATCAGTGATGCAGAGTAGCCAGTTGACTAGATGTCCCTGTACCAACAAACCAGTGATGTGATAAATCACCACACAACACAAACATATGGTGCATAAATATAACCGTTAAGAgaaaaaagtttctttttagTGGTGGTTTCTTTCCCAATGTATTAGTAGTGGCTATTTGTTTTCACTttcattaactcattagctgccatcgaAGGCAGAAGATGTCCAATCCCTTTGGACTGGGAAGGTCGCTGCCAGTCCTTCTAAATCCAAATGGAATGGTCGTCTATCGCGatcagtggcaggcaatgatTTTAAAAGTGTCAAAATGGAGTTACGGTTACACTTGCTCAATTTGTAGATATTCActacagccctagttcaaatggCTTAAATCTTAGGTCAATGCCACTCAATGAGTTAATCACTTTTTCCCTATCATATAACAATATACTAAATCATGACATATTGTTAGTGTGATTAAAAAATTGACAATAAAAGGAATTTATAATGATCCCAGAGCTATTTTGTGACACCAGTACCGTAAATTGTCTAAGATCACCATAttcacatcattttttttctttgtttctgtGTGTTGTGTTCAGTGTTTGCAGCACCTCGATGTTACAGTGTTGGGGGAGCTGGTTCCCAAGTTGTGTGAGCTGCTAAAGAGTGGAGTTGGGCTTGGAACCAAGGTAAAGGGCATTCAAAGATGCAAACTTCAGATCAGTCAACATATACAGTAGTAAACACCTGCAATTTGCAGGGGGTAGGAACTGAGCCCTGCCGAGATGAGCGAaaaactttgggggaaaaaatatgaaTATCTGAATGTACGGCAATGCACTTTGCACTGTCTTGTCCTCACGTTTATCATTTCTTTTCAAAGGGTGGTTGTGCCAGTGTCATTGTGTCCCTCACCGTCCAGTGTCCCCAGGATCTCACCCCATACTCAGGTGTCAATTCAGTCATCGAATGTCTTGTTTTATGCAAGCAAATAACTAATTGTTTTTAACGCTTTCAGGTAAACTGATGAGCGCTCTGCTCAGTGGCATCCATGACAGAAGCACTGTGGTTCAGAAAGCCTTTGCCTTTGCTCTTGGCCACCTCGTCAGGGTAAAGGACCGAAGagatgttttcgcagcttttgcCCATTCTGAAcacataggctaggttcatactgcaggtcgtaATGAGCAATTCCAAATTTGTTGTCATATgtctttttggcgtgcccgttcagacatccattgtccattgagcccgtttgaGTATTACGaatgcgcactaattcacagTGCAACACGCGGTgaacaaactgacccgcatgtggagaagcatcaaaacagacACTTGCTGGCTGtacgtcattccagggtgatcatatttggaTTTCCCAAAAGAGGAGACAAATAAcatacattaataatccccgtttagtcttatgttCAAAGTTTATATTGATTGATAGaacacatgcacgcactgtgCTTGTGTGACGCACACATATAAGCATTATGTATCTGTGTCAATTtaccccgactcggccatgtaagcaatactaaaatattgcttatttggcgcacagaaagaaaaccgaacattatcaggcttatccttcatttcattatttttttatggctgtggtcaagcccgcctcctgtGTAAAAGCCGGGTTctagctaacgctaatgcacagctatcgccactctcgctctttgctgacttaattgctgcatgaattccgatttgggagacttgacagctcggaccgccgccacattctggaaaactggtgcccagattggatttaaaccacatacgaaagtgacccagatcggatttgaaatggtccacgtcTATGCGAATTGTCCCGTTTAGACCGTCaacttaatgcctcactcaGGTCGGAACactacgaaaaaatcggatttgtgcattacgaCATGCGGTCTGAACCTCGCcttaatgcctcacttgagtcgggaaaaacacgaaaaaatctgaTTCGTACATGAAGACCTGCACTCTGAACCTTGGTGTTTTAAGCGCCCTGTTGTTTTTCTCCATCAGACAGCTAAAGACAGCAGCGTGGAGAAGCTACTTCTCAAGCTCAACACTTGGTACCTGGAGAAAGAAGGTAAGGCAGCAGTTGAAACAACTACTTGAATTATTGGCAAACATAACCTTTGTGATTAATTTCCAGAGCCTGTGTACAAGTCCTCTTGTGCCCTGACTGTGCACGCCATCAGCCACTATAGCCCCGATGTATTGAAGGCGCATGCAGGCGTGG from Corythoichthys intestinalis isolate RoL2023-P3 chromosome 8, ASM3026506v1, whole genome shotgun sequence includes:
- the ecpas gene encoding proteasome adapter and scaffold protein ECM29 isoform X2 gives rise to the protein MAAQDELNQLERVFLRLGHADTDEQLQDIISKFLPPVLLKLSSVQEGVRKKVMELLVHLNKRIKSRPKIQLPVETLLVQYQDPAAASFVTNFTIIYIKMGYPRLEVGKQCELAPTLLTAMEGKPQPQQDSLMHLLIPTLYHMKYPADASKNTSPFNLSERPKTVHLLLEFMLDVLLMPYGFVLNESPTRPSPTSSQGASADGATAAPSGQSLPQAPPGMNVYAAKRVIGEAQWTSEQLEQCKLGIVKFIEAKQVPESETVVHLVVASSDTRHSVATAADLELKSKQSIIDWNNSLIINKMYKVYLGDVPLKTKGGTMKQELKHEPVSTRVKLKILPHLLRSRLAAECFPANIQVVYDGLFGANTNNKLLSLTLQFVHHICMVCPDSNKPLGLMLLNGLTKLINEYKEDPKLLCVAYSAVGKLSSRMPQLFTKDIALVQQFFESMCKEEPDVRLAIQEALSMMVGAYANLQGALLNLMEALVAAYIVKPEVQVRQVAVKFATKVFGPDHVPSRYLLLLAAGDPREEVSGEAQKVLRTFSTKCPEKEGPRPMPSFPDMVAYIQEKASQRIKTPAKYIVGTTAIPFNPSAFGEIVLYLRMCLAYSAGATPQSMRLADMQDDAPAIGRYVRTLLSSEPPSSGSKGTETNPVHIYLELLQQLLSAVGGIPVMYCLLEVVSVCPEKLAPKFVDKIDWIKSLMNTNKEDLRELAAQLYAVVVSTMTGNDLQAAVHNLVKITKDNRSPETQHGAILALGYMVGRYMSKKKAAACSELAHKQSITTQEEDEIVAMAIKTIGSFLDNSSALLPLAACTALGEIGRNGALLIPAEGEGLTKLSIVENLLARIPSGKESAKIKERSIQTLGYLPVGDGDFPHQKKLLQGLMDSVEAKQVELQFTVGEAITNAALGTTSGAVRDPWICTEDQYSPPSSVKNNDVVPWVLNSVLSKYIPSQNPHVRQAACIWLLSLVKKLGQHKEIKSHLKEIQVAFISVLSDPDELSQDVSSKGLGLVYEMGGEADQQELVSTLVETLMTGKRIKHAVSEDTQVFQGEGIGKTPDGHSLSTYKELCSLASDLNQPDLVYKFMNLANHHAMWNSRKGAAFGFHMIATKAGEQLAPFLPQLVPRLYRYQFDPNLGIRQAMTSIWDALVTDKTLVDKYLKEILHDVISNLTSNTWRVRESSCLALNDLVRGRQADDIIDHLAEMWESLFRVLDDIKESVRKAADLTLKTLSKVCTRMCESTGSTAQRTVAALLPTLLEKGIVSSVSEVRSLSIQTLVKISKTAGARLKPHASRLIPALLEALSTLEPQVLNYLSLRATEQEKSAMDAARLSAAKSSPMMETINMCLQHLDVTVLGELVPKLCELLKSGVGLGTKGGCASVIVSLTVQCPQDLTPYSGKLMSALLSGIHDRSTVVQKAFAFALGHLVRTAKDSSVEKLLLKLNTWYLEKEEPVYKSSCALTVHAISHYSPDVLKAHAGVALPLAFLGMHQAPGTEEDKGESQDATLWGEVWQENVPGSFGGIRLYMTELIAITQKALQSQSWKMKAQGAAAMATVAKEQTGSLVAPHLGLVLTALMQGLVGRTWAGKEELLKAIGSVVSKCSTELEKPCSGQPTISEVLEVVLKECRKESLVYKMAALRCAGDVLHSSQEDRFSDMTDILFPLIKKSCPESGAVSPRCREEEDDLTTKEKDLQTEAVLCAFETLGKTWPKNPQTQSRFQVEVCILMCEKLQLSTWKVQLAVLHCMKAYLQGLLLFKKNSSELSTLSRILTDTCAALTHPLENKSYSSVRTEALSVVELIVKRTGESEQWDCVSVKSREQLQRSLSTLQSDSRPDLRDKAQELRRHIQSQP